AGGAGTAATCCGATGACAATAAAAATAGAAGGAAAAGGCTTAATTTTTTCTCCAGATTTTATCGCCACTCAAGATGCTATAACAATTATTAAAAAGTGTAGGAATTACTTTAGCGCGGTTAAAGTTGGCAACATAATGCTTTACCGGGAAGGAATAAATGTCATTCAAAGACTGAAAGACGCCTCTGATCTGCCAGTCATATGTGATTTCAAGATTATGGACATACCAGATGTTGCCGAGGAGCTTATCGGAATTGGAGCAGAAACAGGTATGGACGGTGCTATGATTTGGGGAATGGCTGGGCAGGAAACAGTCTATAGATGTATTTCTTCATACCCAGACATTATGATTTTCTTACTCACCGAGTATACCCACAGCGCTGACGTAATTGACTCAACTATTGCCGACCAGATGGCACGGATGGCTGTCGAGACCAAAGCATACGGCATTCAGGCACCCGCCACGAGACCTAATCGTATCGCTGAGTTGAGGAGATTAGTTGGCCATGATTTGAAAATCATCAGTTGTGGAGTGGGGTACCAAGGGGCCTCATATGGTTCCGCTATAAAATACGGGGCAGATTTTGAGATTATTGGAAGGGCGATTTATCGCTCAGATGATCCGGTCGTTGAGTCAAAAAAGGCCCATGATGCTATTCTGTCAACGATAGTTTGATTTCGAAAGAAGCCCCTTTCATCAAGGTTTGACCAGAGAATATATTATTAGCATAATGCATGGGGGTAAATTAGAGTCGAGCCATTTTTACGGGATTTTAGTGATGCGAAGATTAGGGACAT
This genomic window from Candidatus Bathyarchaeota archaeon contains:
- the pyrF gene encoding orotidine-5'-phosphate decarboxylase; translated protein: MTIKIEGKGLIFSPDFIATQDAITIIKKCRNYFSAVKVGNIMLYREGINVIQRLKDASDLPVICDFKIMDIPDVAEELIGIGAETGMDGAMIWGMAGQETVYRCISSYPDIMIFLLTEYTHSADVIDSTIADQMARMAVETKAYGIQAPATRPNRIAELRRLVGHDLKIISCGVGYQGASYGSAIKYGADFEIIGRAIYRSDDPVVESKKAHDAILSTIV